A genomic stretch from Longimicrobium sp. includes:
- the rsmH gene encoding 16S rRNA (cytosine(1402)-N(4))-methyltransferase RsmH, translating to MSGYASAYHAPVMVEEVMEMLRPERGGVYLDGTLGGGGHAEALLERGSDARLIGVDRDPDALAEAGRRLERFGDRVRLVRSPFADAVEAAGIGEGALDGVLLDLGISSHQIDEASRGFTFRPGAPLDMRMAGAGAGEPSAADLLNEMEEAGLAGMFWKYGEERRSRMLARVVGEMRARKPFETSDDLLEAIGRAMPRSDAADRARIFQALRIAVNGEIEQLETALVKFRDTLAPGGVFAILSYHSLEDRLVKNAFRDWSRACTCPPGLPVCQCGGVPRGETLARKAITARPEEIERNVRARSARLRAWRHA from the coding sequence ATGAGCGGCTACGCCTCCGCCTATCACGCGCCGGTGATGGTGGAGGAGGTGATGGAGATGCTGCGCCCCGAGCGCGGCGGGGTGTACCTGGACGGGACCCTCGGCGGCGGCGGGCACGCCGAGGCGCTGCTGGAGCGGGGATCGGATGCGCGCCTGATCGGCGTCGACCGCGATCCCGACGCGCTGGCGGAGGCGGGACGGAGGCTGGAGCGGTTCGGGGACCGGGTCCGATTGGTGAGATCGCCCTTCGCCGACGCGGTCGAGGCGGCGGGGATCGGCGAGGGGGCGCTGGACGGGGTGCTGCTGGATCTGGGGATCTCGTCGCACCAGATCGACGAGGCCTCGCGCGGGTTCACCTTCCGCCCCGGCGCGCCGCTGGACATGCGGATGGCGGGCGCGGGTGCCGGCGAGCCGAGCGCGGCGGACCTGCTGAACGAGATGGAAGAGGCCGGCCTGGCCGGCATGTTCTGGAAGTACGGCGAGGAGCGGCGTTCACGAATGCTGGCGCGGGTGGTGGGAGAGATGCGCGCACGGAAGCCGTTCGAGACGAGCGACGACCTGCTGGAGGCCATCGGCCGGGCCATGCCGCGCAGCGACGCGGCGGACCGCGCCCGCATCTTCCAGGCGCTGCGCATCGCGGTGAACGGCGAGATCGAGCAGCTGGAGACGGCGCTGGTGAAGTTCCGCGACACGCTCGCCCCCGGCGGAGTGTTCGCGATCCTCAGCTACCATTCGCTCGAGGACCGGCTGGTGAAGAATGCCTTCCGTGACTGGAGCCGTGCGTGCACTTGTCCGCCTGGATTGCCGGTGTGCCAGTGCGGCGGTGTGCCTCGGGGGGAGACTCTGGCACGGAAGGCCATCACCGCACGCCCGGAAGAAATCGAGCGGAACGTGCGCGCCCGGAGCGCGCGGCTCCGTGCCTGGAGGCACGCGTGA
- a CDS encoding penicillin-binding transpeptidase domain-containing protein, with protein MSAPHRRPAPSSSPATADDGVTRRRRIWLMGSVGLAAVLIVGRAVQLQGFEGDRWRAEAEKQQQTRVPVPARRGAIYDRDGVALALTRETFAVSIAPQEIRERAAVVDRLVHGLGLSRAAARRVTDPRERWVVIPGRFTVEQQRGLAEMRGVYVERKLERFYPQGDVGREVLGVVSGDGRAMGGIEQAMDSLLRGADGFSVLRRDARGRKEAAPSLPAVAPRDGSDVVLTLDFDLQEIAAEALDEQIRVTRAMGGDILLTDPRTGEILAAVSRRAASRDLSAFIEPYEPGSIAKPFFVASLLAEHRAALTDRVFAENGSWTMTNGRTVTDVHAYEWLTLRDGLRVSSNVVMAKLSERIPAPQQFAYLRDFGFGTQTGVEYPVESSGRLPRPDRWSPFTPASLAMGYEMSVTPLQMAMAYGALANGGVLMEPRLLREVRGADGKTLERREPRRVRRVIPVEIAAALRDVLVEVVEDGTATRAALSTFEVAGKTGTSRRTGANGRYEAGAYNSSFVGFFPARAPQLVIYVKLDRPQGDYYGGLTAAPVTRATLQAILAARSPSLDRRALLAMRTQAPEPVTTNQPAAEDDAPGGMGNAGTYVFLSNQLPPAPREDRSPLPVPELVGLPMRDAARRLHALGFRVRVRGMGSVKETLPAAGATAMRGDTLTLVGAGL; from the coding sequence GTGAGCGCGCCGCATCGCCGTCCCGCCCCTTCGTCGTCCCCGGCGACGGCCGACGACGGCGTGACGCGCCGCCGGCGGATCTGGCTGATGGGCTCCGTCGGGCTGGCCGCGGTGCTGATCGTCGGCCGCGCGGTGCAGCTGCAGGGGTTCGAGGGCGACCGCTGGCGCGCCGAGGCCGAGAAGCAGCAGCAGACGCGCGTTCCCGTCCCCGCGCGCCGAGGCGCCATCTACGACCGCGACGGGGTGGCGCTGGCGCTGACCCGCGAGACCTTCGCCGTCTCCATCGCGCCGCAGGAGATCCGCGAGCGTGCGGCCGTCGTCGACCGTCTCGTGCACGGCCTCGGCCTTTCCCGCGCCGCCGCCCGCCGGGTGACGGATCCCCGCGAGCGCTGGGTGGTGATCCCCGGACGTTTTACCGTGGAGCAGCAGCGCGGATTGGCGGAGATGCGCGGCGTCTACGTGGAGCGGAAGCTGGAGCGCTTCTATCCGCAGGGGGATGTCGGACGCGAGGTCCTCGGCGTCGTCAGCGGCGACGGGCGCGCGATGGGGGGGATCGAGCAGGCGATGGACTCGCTGCTGCGCGGCGCCGACGGCTTCTCCGTCCTCCGCCGCGACGCGCGGGGGCGGAAGGAGGCCGCGCCCTCGCTCCCCGCCGTGGCCCCGCGCGACGGCAGCGACGTGGTGCTCACCCTCGACTTCGACCTGCAGGAGATCGCGGCCGAGGCGCTCGACGAGCAGATCCGCGTCACCCGCGCGATGGGCGGCGACATCCTGCTGACCGATCCCCGCACGGGCGAGATCCTGGCCGCCGTCTCCCGCCGCGCCGCGTCGCGCGACCTGAGCGCGTTCATCGAGCCGTACGAGCCGGGGTCGATCGCCAAGCCCTTCTTCGTCGCCTCTCTCCTCGCCGAGCACCGCGCCGCGCTGACGGACCGCGTGTTCGCCGAGAACGGCTCGTGGACGATGACCAACGGGCGCACGGTGACCGACGTGCACGCGTACGAGTGGCTGACGCTGCGCGACGGGCTGCGCGTCTCCAGCAACGTGGTGATGGCCAAGCTGTCGGAGCGGATCCCCGCGCCCCAGCAGTTCGCGTATCTGCGGGACTTCGGCTTCGGGACACAGACGGGGGTGGAGTATCCGGTCGAGTCTTCGGGGCGTCTGCCGCGCCCGGACCGCTGGTCGCCCTTCACCCCCGCCTCGCTGGCGATGGGCTACGAGATGTCGGTGACCCCGCTGCAGATGGCGATGGCCTACGGCGCGCTGGCCAACGGCGGCGTGCTGATGGAGCCCCGCCTCCTGCGCGAGGTGCGCGGGGCCGACGGGAAGACGCTGGAGCGCCGCGAGCCCCGCCGCGTCCGCCGCGTGATCCCGGTGGAGATCGCCGCCGCGCTGCGCGACGTGCTCGTCGAAGTCGTCGAAGACGGGACCGCGACGCGCGCCGCGCTCTCGACCTTCGAGGTGGCGGGGAAGACGGGGACGTCGCGGCGGACGGGGGCGAACGGGAGATACGAGGCGGGGGCGTACAACTCGTCGTTCGTCGGCTTCTTCCCCGCCCGCGCGCCGCAGCTGGTGATCTACGTGAAGCTCGACCGGCCGCAGGGCGACTACTACGGCGGCCTGACCGCCGCGCCGGTGACGCGCGCCACGCTGCAGGCCATCCTCGCCGCGCGCTCGCCCTCGCTCGACCGCCGCGCGCTGCTGGCGATGCGGACGCAGGCGCCCGAGCCCGTCACGACGAATCAGCCCGCGGCGGAGGACGACGCACCGGGGGGGATGGGGAACGCGGGGACGTACGTCTTCCTCTCCAACCAGCTTCCGCCCGCGCCGCGCGAGGACCGCTCGCCCCTCCCCGTCCCCGAGCTGGTGGGGCTGCCGATGCGCGACGCCGCGCGGCGGCTGCACGCCCTGGGCTTCCGCGTCCGCGTGCGGGGGATGGGATCGGTGAAGGAGACGCTCCCCGCGGCCGGCGCGACGGCGATGCGCGGCGATACGCTCACCCTCGTCGGCGCGGGGCTCTGA
- a CDS encoding YegS/Rv2252/BmrU family lipid kinase gives MRIVLIVKPGSVEEVRAGVEKLRAAGHQVDARVTFEQGDAARFARDAAEAGAELVVAAGGDGTVNEVVNGLVIGSGADAASAPRLAILPMGTANDLAAGLGIPTDDAEAALAVAVAGVPFDVDVPTVNGRCFLNVSTGGFGAEATDDSSETLKSVLGPIAYVITGVRKFARLAASRARFTAAGETLHDGEFLVFAVGNARRTGGGIHLTAEAEMDDRLLDVCIIEEMGHLEFARIAPQIRAGRHVDHPRVTYRKVPSLLVEAGEELSVNADGEPMPARRFEYAFAPGRLTLMVPEPHPSRGS, from the coding sequence GTGCGCATCGTTCTGATCGTCAAGCCGGGCTCGGTGGAGGAGGTGCGCGCGGGCGTGGAGAAGTTGCGCGCGGCCGGCCACCAGGTCGACGCGCGCGTCACCTTCGAGCAGGGAGATGCGGCGCGGTTCGCGCGCGACGCGGCCGAGGCGGGCGCCGAGCTCGTGGTCGCGGCCGGCGGCGACGGGACGGTGAACGAGGTGGTGAACGGGCTGGTGATCGGCTCCGGCGCGGACGCCGCCTCCGCCCCCCGCCTCGCCATCCTGCCGATGGGGACGGCGAACGACCTGGCGGCCGGGCTCGGCATTCCCACCGACGACGCGGAGGCGGCGCTGGCGGTGGCCGTCGCCGGCGTGCCGTTCGACGTGGACGTGCCGACGGTGAACGGGCGCTGCTTCCTGAACGTCTCCACCGGCGGCTTTGGGGCGGAGGCGACGGACGATTCGTCGGAGACGCTGAAGAGCGTGCTGGGCCCGATCGCCTACGTGATCACCGGCGTGCGCAAGTTCGCGCGGCTGGCGGCCTCCCGCGCGCGCTTCACCGCCGCGGGCGAGACGCTGCACGACGGCGAGTTCCTGGTCTTCGCGGTGGGCAACGCGCGGCGGACGGGCGGCGGCATCCATCTCACCGCCGAGGCGGAGATGGACGACCGGCTGCTCGACGTGTGCATCATCGAGGAGATGGGGCACCTGGAGTTCGCGCGCATCGCCCCGCAGATCCGCGCGGGGCGGCACGTCGACCACCCGCGCGTGACCTACCGCAAGGTCCCGTCGCTCCTCGTCGAGGCCGGCGAGGAGCTGTCCGTGAACGCCGACGGCGAGCCGATGCCGGCCCGCCGCTT
- a CDS encoding division/cell wall cluster transcriptional repressor MraZ, producing MRGYLGSFQHQIDEKGRLSLPAQFRRESGDEALVLVHAFPESLTLYPQSTWATVEERLREMMRSSPEARTYVLRVTANAVEVAPDKQGRILVPQRMQDAVGITGPTLVVGALDKIELWNPDRFAQATAEPAAEVQSFSHKIFA from the coding sequence ATGCGCGGCTACCTGGGCAGCTTCCAGCACCAGATCGACGAGAAGGGCCGGCTCAGCCTTCCCGCGCAGTTCCGGCGGGAGAGCGGCGACGAGGCCCTGGTGCTGGTGCATGCCTTTCCCGAGTCGCTCACCCTCTATCCCCAGTCCACGTGGGCCACGGTGGAGGAACGCCTGCGGGAGATGATGCGCTCGTCACCCGAGGCCCGTACCTACGTGCTGCGGGTGACGGCCAACGCGGTCGAGGTGGCGCCCGACAAGCAGGGGCGCATCCTCGTTCCCCAGCGGATGCAGGACGCGGTGGGGATCACCGGGCCCACGCTGGTGGTCGGCGCGCTCGACAAGATCGAGCTGTGGAACCCCGACCGCTTCGCGCAGGCCACCGCCGAGCCCGCGGCCGAAGTCCAGAGCTTCTCGCACAAGATCTTCGCCTGA